The Solicola gregarius DNA window GCCTTCCTCGTACTGGCCGCGTTGCTCGGCCTGCGCACTGTCAACACCCGAGCAGCAGAGGCGTAGGTGGGTCACCTGGACCCATCGGGCGCGGCACGCACACGCGTACGACTGCCACTCACTCCCCTGTGGTGAGTGGCAGTCGTACGAGGCTGATCACGCGTCGCGGCGTACGAACCGCATTGCTGCAAAGGCGAACAACACCGCGGTCTCGAGGCAGAAGACGCCGAAGCCGGTCCACGGCGCGAGCAGATCCGGGTTGAAGTTGACCACGGTCGAGATGTTCGAACCGGCGTTGCCCGGCATCAGCTTCATCAGCCAGTCACCGGTCTGCCCCGGGACCAGCAGCACCAGGTTGCCGACGACGAAGATCAAGGCCAGTGCTATCGAGATCGCCGCTGCGGTATGTCGTACGAGGAAGGCGAGCGCGGCCGAGAAGAGTCCGAGCGCGGCGAGGTACAGGCCGCTGCCGAACATCGCCCGGATGACGCCGTCGTCGCCGAGCGACAGACCGACACCTTCGGCGTCCAGGAACGGGTTGCCGGCGAAGTAGCCGGCGAACGCGGTGACGGTGCCACCGACGAACAGGACCGCGGCGAGCACGGCGCTCTTGGCCAGCAGTACCCGCTTCCGGCGGGGAGTCGCGGTCAGAGTCGTGCGGATCATGCCGTTCCCGTACTCGTTCGACACTGCCAGCACACCGAGC harbors:
- a CDS encoding ABC transporter permease subunit, producing the protein MTAIEATRAPVRTQAGNPGLSNALHAEWIKLWSVRSSVWTMVALLGFGAGLTALICATTADGIASGEAGEPAGAFITWGMMIAQVTAVVLGVLAVSNEYGNGMIRTTLTATPRRKRVLLAKSAVLAAVLFVGGTVTAFAGYFAGNPFLDAEGVGLSLGDDGVIRAMFGSGLYLAALGLFSAALAFLVRHTAAAISIALALIFVVGNLVLLVPGQTGDWLMKLMPGNAGSNISTVVNFNPDLLAPWTGFGVFCLETAVLFAFAAMRFVRRDA